Genomic window (Jeotgalibacillus haloalkalitolerans):
CCTTCCACACGTCTAATCCAAAAATTGAAGCGCCACCTGAAGTCGGCTTAATAATGCCAAGCAGTGTCCGGATCGTTGTTGATTTCCCGGCGCCATTCGGTCCGATAAACCCAAAAATTTCTCCTTTGCGAATCGTGAAACTGACGTCTTTCAATGCCTGGAATTTTCCAAACCTTTTTGATAAATGTTCAATGTGAAGTATGGTCATATGAGACCCTCCTTAATATGATTTTTAAAATTGTTGAAATTCAAGCGTCACGGGGAGAGTTGCCCGCTTTTTAACTAACACCTATTTCATAAAAGTTTTAAACTATTTTACTTTATATATTTCATAATATACCCGTTTATATAAAAATACAATACTTTATGAACTAAATTATTTGTTATATTTCATAACTTTGTTTACACTATAATAAGAGTCATGAATAAAGAGGTGACAGCATGAATGGATTTGAACGCAGACGTGAATTAAAAAAGCAGCATATTTTACAGGCTGCGATGGAGCTTTTCAGTGAACTTGGGATTCAGAAGGTTTCAATTGCTGATATTGCTAAAAAGGCTCAGGTTTCTCAGGTAACCATCTATAATTATTTTGAAAGTAAGCATAATCTGATACATGAGGTCTTTATTTATTATGTGGATCAGGCGTCCAATCAGTTTGAAGAAATTGTGCATAGTGATCTATCGTTTCCTGAAAAGGTGAAGGGGATCATTTTTAATAAAAAGCAGGTGTCTACAAATATTCACCCTGAGTTTTATCAGTATCTGATGAAAGAATATACGGAGGAAGGTAATTATATAGAAAGAGTTTATACTGAAAAAGCGTTACCTTATTTTATCCGGCTATTTGATGAGGGGAAAAAAGAGGGCTATGTGGATCAGCATCTATCCAATGAGGCAATTCTTTTTTATATCCAGATGTTAAAGGATTATCTTCAGCGTGAAGATGTGTACGAGCGTATTCTCCCGTTAACTGAAGACATTACAAATATATTCTTTTACGGCGTAATCGGAAAGAAATCATAAAATAAGCCCTGGCATATCAGAGATGCCGGGGCTTATTCTTATAAGATTGCTTCTGCTAAAATGCGGTCAAGCTTTCTGATATCCACTTTCTTATTCACATTCAGCTTAAAGCGCCCGGAGCGTGTCCACAGTTCAAGCTCTGCGTTCAGATCAAATGTCCCGCCGTTTTCAGATGAATACATATCGATCGATTTAAAAGGAATCGTATAGATTTCCACTTTCTTACCGGTAATCCCCTGTTTGTCAGCGATAAGCAGACGTTTATTCGTGATTACCGCTGTATCACGCACCGTTTTATAAGCTACTTTCGCTTCTTCACCTTCAACAAGCAGTGCCTCGAGATCAGCTGGAACTGCTACTTCCTCAATAAATGTCCAGCTCATAATTGCTGTTAAATCTGCCATTCTATCAGCCTCCTTAACTATATATTAATGGAGACATACGATAGAGTCACCCCCAGAAAATGGTTTTCAACAGCGAAATATATAAAGGCTAACCACAAATAGAATTCGGATTGAAAAGGAGATGTTACATAAGTAAATAGAATGTATTTTGAATTCGCTTACAAGGACTTTCTTATTAATTGTTTGTAAAGATTCTAAATATTGTAGAGAAATCCAAACTTTTCTTTTAGTATTAAAAATGCACGAATACATAACCAGGAGGTAATACATTAATGCAGCCTTACAAAAAGCACTTTGCTGTTTTTGTAGCTTTAGTCATGGTATTCAGCCTGCTGACACCTTTTTCATCTGTGTCAAAAGCGGCAAGCTTTACAGAGACGTTTGATAATTGGACTCAAACTGGATCATCATATCTGGATGGTTCATTTGAGGGAAATAACGGAGTGAACTGGGACTATACAGGTGGACGGGCATCGACTTCGATTGATGGAAAGGGAATGATGTTCCGCGATGCTGGAAGTGTCTTAATATCTTCTGAGATTGATGGCGGAATTTCATCACTATCTTTAGATATTAAGGCGGATTTCACTACAACTAACCCTCGTCAACTAGAAGTATATATTAACGACGTGCTCGTTGGGACAACTCCTAACGTTGCGGCGGGTAGTGAAAAAATTAACTACAGCTTAGAAGATTTGGATGTTGAAGGACCGTTTGTCATTCAATTTAAAAAGGTGGGTTCTAACAGTCAGCTGACTGTCGACAACATCGCATGGACTTCATACGAAGATCCGACAAAAGTTTCCGCTGTACAGTCCAGCGTACCAGCTGGTCAGGTAGCTGAAGGAACAGAAGTAGCATTTTCTACTTCAACTGCTGATGCAGAGATCTTTGTTGCTCAAAATGGCGGTGAGTATGAAGCATACACAGCTCCATTCACGTTAACTGAAGATACAACGTTTGACGTATATGCTGCTGCAGACGGACTGGATGATAGTGACGTCAGAACGTATGAGTATTCAATCATTGCTGAAGAAAGTATTGCAGACGTTAGGAACCAGGAAGTGGGTTCAATTGTTTCAACAACTGGTACAGTAAGTGCTGTATTTAACCAGGGTGGTGCGAACAATATTTATATGCAGAATGCAGGCGCTGGCATTGTTGTCAGATCAACTGCTGACGTAACTCCTGGTGATATTATTTCGGTATACGGTGAGCTTCAGGATTATAATGGACTGGCGCAAATCGCAGCTGAGGCTGAGGATGTTGTTGTGACTGGTCAGGAAGAAGCACCTGCACCACAGCCGGTTCCTGAAACTGGTCTTAGCGAAGCGCTTGAAGGAACACTTGTATCTGTTTCAAATGTCAATATCGCTTCTTCCGGCAGCGGTAATTACTATGGAACAGATGAATTTGGAAATGACATTGTGATTCGTCCGGCAACAAGTCTTGATATTCAGACAGGCCGTACGTATGAAGTCGTTAATGGTGTGGTTGGAGAGTTTAATGGAACATATCAAATTGTTCCAAGATCAGCTGATGACGTGATTTTCGATACAAATCAGGTTCGTCCTGTGAAAGCTGACCCTGCCGGCGGATTTGTAGCAGAAGGCGGGACAGTTACACTTTCAACAGAAACTGAAGGTGCATCGATTTATTACACAACAGACGGTTCTGAGCCGACTGAAGACAGCACGCTTTATGATGGTGGCGTAACAATCACTGAAAACACTGATCTCAAAGCAGTTGCTGTAAAAGAGGGTATGACAACAAGTGATGTTGCTGAATTCACTTATGTGATTCAGTCTGATGATATTGAGATTCACGATATTCAGGCTGCAGCGCACTTCTCACCTTATGAGGGACTGTCTGTACCTGATGTTGAAGGGATTGTCACGTATGTAGTGAACAGCAGCAGTTTTTATATGCAGTCACTAACACCGGATGAAGACTCTCGTACTTCAGAAGGAATTCTTGTATACCAGAGAAGTCATGGTCTTGCTGAAGGAGATCACGTAGAAGTAAGTGGAACGGTTTTAGAGTATTATGTGGAAGGTTACGGAGACCGTTTTGACAATGATCTTCCTGTAACACAGATCGAATCAACAAACATTAATGAAATCGCATCAGGTCTTGAGCTTCCTGAGCCAGTCGTTATTGGCGGCGAAAACGGTATTGAAGTACCGACTGAAGTGATTGATAATGACAACTTTGCACAATTTGATCCTGCAGAGGATGGCATTGACTTTTATGAAAGTATTGAAGGTATGCGTGTCGAGGTAGCTGGCGGAACAGCGAGCGGTCCTCAGAAGTACGGTGAAATTGCAGTGCTTCCGAATAAGGGAGATGAAGTTTATACACAGGCAGGCGGTTCGATTGTGAAGCCTGATGACTTTAATCCTGAGCGTGTGTTTATTGATGTAGATGACGAGAATTTTGTTGTGAAAACAGGGGACGAGTTATCAACATCAGCAATTGGTGTAATGAGCTACGGTTTTGGGAAGTATAAAGTGCTTGCAGGAAAAGGCCAGATGCCAGCATTCACTGATGGCGGACTTGAGCCTGATTCAACAACGATTGAATACAAAGAAGATGAGCTGACGATTGCTTCTTATAATATTGAGAACTTCTCAGCAAATACTTCTAATACAAGTGATGAGAAAGCGCAGCGTATTGCTGATTCATTCATTAATGACCTTGGATCACCGGATATTATTGCGCTGACAGAAGTACAGGATACGAATGGTCCAACAGACGATGGTACAGTTTCAGGAGAGGGAAGCTATCAGCGCCTGATCAATGACATCATCGCGCTTGGCGGTCCTGAGTATGCTTATACTGAGGTCATTCCTGAAGATAAGCAGGACGGCGGACAGCCGGGAGGTAACATCCGTAACGGTTTCCTTTACAACCCTGAACGCGTTCAGCTGACTGAAGGAGAGCAGGGCGGAGCCAATGATGCAATCGATGTGGTGGACGGCGAACTCACGCTGAACCCTGGACGTATTGCGCCATCAGAATTCCCGAACACACGTAAGCCTGTTGTTGCGGAATTCGATTTTAACGGCGAAAAAGTGATTGTAGTTGGAACTCACCTGAACTCTAAAGGTGGAGATCAGCCGTTATTCGGTCAGAATCAGCCGCCATTCCTTGGCAGTGAAGCTGAGCGTGTTGAGCTTGCAGCGATCATTAACAGCTTTGTACAGGATGTGCAGGCACAGACACCCGATGCAAACATTGTCGTTGCAGGTGATATGAATGATTTTGAATTCGCTGCACCGATTGAGGCACTAAAAGGTGAAGAACTGACGAATCTGATTGACGGAGTGGAAAAAGAAGAGCGCTACACTTACAACTATGAAGGGAATGCACAGGTGCTTGACCACATTCTTGTGAGTAATAACCTGGCTGACCGTACAGCGTTTGATATTGTTCATATCAACTCTGACTTCATGGAAGTTCACGGACGTGCATCTGACCATGATCCACTGCTGGCACAGATCAGCTTTAAAGAGGATATTGAAGAACCACAGCCTGAAAAGAAAGTTGTTAACCTTGCTGACTATGAGCAAAAGAAAGTAAATATCTTTGAAAATGATGTACACATTGTAGCTGAAAAAGGATTAAAGGCAGATGAAATTATGGTTCGCGGCACGAACGTAAGCTTTGAGGGTGAGGGTCTTGAAGATCTTGAAATCACACTTCATGCAAAAGAAGCTGGTGCAGCGTATGATTTTGAAGGAAATGAAGTAAAATCAGTGGTTGTACAGCATAAAAACGTTGAAGCCATCTATGGAGCAGAAAATATCCAGAAGCTTGAGCTTCGCGGATCAGCGAAAAAAGCTGGCGTGACGCTTTATGACACTGAAGGAAATGAAATTGAGCTTGAAAATGAAAAGCCTGGTAAGGGCAAAAGTAAGAAAGCATCATAATGAGGAACCCCCTGAAATCGCAATCTGCGATTCAGGGGGTTTCTCCATTATGAAGCTGACCCAATTAACAGACCACAGTACCATTGCATCCACTCCATTTAAATTCCTAAAAAAAAACCGCCTTAACAGCGGTTCAAATCATTTCCCGGGCAATAAGCTCATAAGACTTCTTCTTATCCTCAGGAGAATATATATTCGTAATCAATAAAAAGTCATCGGTTTGATATCGCTCACTTAACTCTTCCAGAGAAGTCTTCACTTTCTCAGGCGTCCCGACAATCATTCTTCTGCGGTTATGCCGGATTTTCTCCAGGTCAGCTGATGTAAGTCCTTGCTCTTTCAGGCGTTCAGGAGCATGAACCTGTGAATCGCCTTTTTCAATGCTAAGCAGCCACATATCCTGCGTAAGTGCGAGGCGCTCAGCTTCTTCCTGTGTTTCAGCACAGACGGTAAATACACATACATTTACAGTTGGTTCATCAAATTGCCCTGGTTTGAAATGTTCACGGTATACCCGGAGTGTTTCTTCCCATTTATCCGGATTAATAAAGTGACCAAATGTCAGTCCCAGACCGCGCTCCGCAGCAAGCTTAGCGCTTCGGGGTGAGAGACCGAGCACCCATATGGGCGGGGCACTGCCGGTTCTTGGTGTGACTTTGACCATTCTATATTCATGCTGCTTGGGAAGTTCATTATGCAAAAACCCGTACAATTCATCGAGATGTCTTGGGAAAGCACTCATCATACTTTCACGGCTGTCAGTTAATGCGGCTCTTGTCCGTTCAGTTCCGCCGGGAGATCTGCCAACGCCGAGATCCACGCGGCCGGGAAACAAAGCCTCAATCGTTTTAAAGGTTTCTGCAACCTTCAGGGGACTGTACTGCGGCAGTAAAATGCCACCGGAACCCACTTTAATGAATTCTGTAGCTGAAGCGATTCGTGTCATCAGAATTTCGGGTGCTGCGCTGAGCAGCCCGTTAGTATTATGATGCTCGGCCAGCCAATAGCGCTGATAGCCAAGCTTTTCAGCGGATTTTGCAAGTTCAATGGTGTCATTCAGGACATCAGAGGGGTCTGATCCCTGAGGCATTGGGACCTGATCCAGAATTCCAAGTTTCATGACTGAGTCCTCCTCATCATTCAATGACTCAATTATGACATGATCCCGGTTTAACCTGCATCAGGTTTGCTCACGCAAGCCTCAACTGAATCAATTTTGCGATTTCAGTGGCTCTTTTAGCAGTCAGTGTTTTTGCTTGCGTCAGGGCATAATCAAGTGTGCAGGGGCTATGCATAATTGAAAAGCTTGCTGTAAATAGATCCAGGAGACCTTCAGCTTCATGATCAAGGCTGCCTGATATTAAAAGAACCGGCTTATCACATGAAGCTGCAAGTTCAGCTACATAATGAGCCACTTTCCCATACATCGTCTGTTCATCACTTTTTCCTTCACCTGTAAGGATCAGGTCCGCTCTACGGACTGCTTCAGGAAGTCCCATTTCTTCCCCAATCAGTTTTGCACCCTGTGCGAACTGACCGCCTGCAGCAAGCAGGGCAAACCCCATTCCACCTGCAGCTCCAGCGCCTGGTGCATCAATCAGTTCCGCAGCAGTGAGTGCTGCAAACTGTGAAATCCATTGATCATAAACAGCAATATCTTCAGATCGGACACCTTTTTGAGGACCGAAAATCGCTGTAGCACCTTCTTCTCCGGTTAAAGGGTTATTCACATCTGAAGCGATCATCAGGTCAATTTCTTTCAGTCTCGGGTCAAGTGTTGTCAGGTCTACGCGCTGAATATAAGGAAGTCTCCCCAGGTTAACGCTGCCTTCAAATGTCTCTGTGTAAGTGTACATTGCGCCAAGCGCTTCAAGCAGGCCTGCTCCACCGTCATTCACTGCACTTCCGCCAAGGCCGATCAGCACCTTTTTACACCCATGGTCCAATGCATAGCGGATCAGCTCGCCAACGCCATATGAAGTAGATTGGATCGGTATCAGTTCATCAGTTGTGAAGTCCGGAAGACCGACCGCCTGTGCTGATTCAATATAAGCGGTGTCTCCATCTATACAGATTTTCGCTTTTTTATCATGTCCGTATGTATTTTTAACTGTAACTTCCATTGGGATGATCCCTTTTTTAAATGAAAACGGCTCAAGCATGCCTTCACCACCATCTGCCATCGGAAGAAGTACATAGTCAGCTTCAGGATAAACGAGTTGAAACCCTTCTTTCATTGCCAGCGCTGCTTCTGAAGCGCTCAGGCTGCCTTTAAATGAATCTGGTGCAATGACAATTTTCATAATCAGTCAGCTCCTATTCAGTGCGATTGGCTATATTGTATCAGGCTGAATGAGACAAAGCGCTTAAAAAAAGAAATTTCTGATTATGATCAATTTCCACTTGAAAAAGTGACGGTTGTGTGATTTGTTTTCGATAATCCCTTGCAATTAATGGTGCAACCATCGTACAATGAAGGATGAATGTCATTTTCGAAATGAGGGTAAAAATGAAAACTTCCATTTATGGATTAACGTTGGAGCAACTTGTTGCCTGGCTTATGGAACATGGTCAAAAGAAGTTTCGTGCAGAACAGATTTGGGACTGGCTTTATCGTAAGAGAGTCACAACTTTTGAAGATATGAAGAACGTCAATAAAGAATGCCGTGAGTTACTAGAAGAGAACTTTGTCATCGAGACACTGGATCTTCAGATTCGTCAGGATTCACAGGACGGCACTGTGAAATTTTTATTTAAACTTCAGGATGGAAACCTGATTGAAACCGTACTGATGAGACAGAAATATGGTCAGTCAGTATGTGTAACGACTCAGGTCGGCTGTAATATCGGCTGTACATTCTGTGCGAGTGGTCTGCTTAAGAAGAGCCGTGACCTTTCGAGCGGTGAAGTTGTTGAACAGATCATGCGCGTTCAGAAGTATATGGATGAAAAAGGCGATGGTGACCGCGTCAGTCATATCGTTGTCATGGGAATCGGAGAGCCGTTTGATAACTATGATAACCTGATGAGCTTCCTGCGCGTCGTGAATTCAGCGAAAGGTCTGGGCATCGGGGCACGTCATATCACGGTTTCAACAAGTGGTCTTGCGAACCGGATTTATGACTTTGCAGATGAAGACCTGCAGGTAAACCTTGCACTGTCTCTTCACGCACCGAATGATGAGCTGCGTACACGCATCATGAAGATTAACCGTGCATATCCAATTGAGCCGCTTATGAAAGCGATCGATTACTACCTTGAAAAAACAAATCGCAGAATTACGTTTGAGTACATTCTTTTACATGATGTAAATGATCATGTGGAAGAAGCAGAACAGCTTGCGAAGATGCTTTACAACAAGCGTCACCTGGCATATGTGAACCTGATTCCTTACAATCCGGTTGATGAGCATATCCAGTATGAGCGAAGCAAGCAGGAAAACATCATGAAGTTTTATGATACGCTGAAAAAAGGCGGCATTAACTGTGTGGTACGTCAGGAGCATGGTACTGATATTGATGCGGCATGCGGACAGCTGCGCAGTAAGCAGATTAAAAAATCAGCAGTATAAATTTGAAAGCCTGGAAAATTCCAGGCTTTTTCTAATTTTTAGAAGCTATACTTATTTCTATTGAAAACCGTCTCTTCCATGTATTATAATAAAAATGTGACAAATGACCTATTTGGAGGAACGGTGATGGAGGGACTATTTTTAACGGCAGCCTTTATTATTACAGCATTTCTTGCTAATACACTTCGCTTCTTCGTAAACGGATACATAAACAGATTAATATTTGTCATCTCGACAGTACTGCTGGTTCTTCTTGAGCAGTGGCTTGTTTCACCTTCACACACCCATTGGCTGCTTTTATTTGTCATTGCGGCAACTGTGATCAGCTTTCATTTCAGTGGAGGTATGATTGCAGCAGGACTTGCATCATTATATCTATGGATCACTACAGGGCAGGTGGAACTTAGTGTTTATACCGCCTATTTTTTATTTGCATCATCCGTTTATGCAGTCAGATTTTATGTCAGAAAAATACGCCGTCAGCGCGATCACTGGCTTGAGATCCTGACGATTAATTCAAAACAGCTGAATGTGACAAAGGATGTCAGTCAGGCCATGCAGCAAACGTTTAATACAAAGCGCCTGCTCGAAACGATCCTGACATCTATGACAGCAGGACACGGGCTTGGCTATAACCGCGCAATGATTTTTCTGCTCGGAGAAGACAAGCATACGTTAAAGGGTATCATGGCCACAGGGCCGGTTCGGGCGGAAGAAGGCTTTGAGATCTGGGAGAATATCACGGTTAACCGCTATGGCCTGGCAGATTTAATTGATAAAAAAGAAGAAGAGAAGGCAGATCAACTATTAAATGAAATTGTGCAGGATATGACCATTCCGCTGACAGAAGACAGCTTTCTGACTAGTGTGATGAACTCGGGTCATCCAATGCTTGTGAAAAAGATAGATGAAAACGATGAGCTGATGAAGCATTTTCAACATAAGCTTAATCTGCAGGAGTTTGCTGTGATTCCTCTTATTCATCAGGGCGAAAAGTCAGGAGTTGTTATGATCGATAACCTCGTGAACCAGAAGCCGCTTAATATGCATGATGTCGACATCGTTACCCCGCTTGCTACACAGGCAGCTATTGCGCTTCAGCAGGCGAGCCAGTATGAATCAGTTGAACGGATGGCTCTTAAGGACGGATTGACCAATCTTTATAATCAGCGTGCATTTCAGCAGTCTTTATCTGATGAGTTTTGCAGCAGGTCGTTTTCAATTATTCTATTAGATATTGATTTCTTTAAAAATTATAATGATACCAATGGACATATGCTCGGTAATGAGGTGCTTGTTCAGCTTGCGGGAGTCATCTCAAATAGTCTCAGAGGGGATGATCTTGCTTATCGTTTTGGCGGGGAGGAGTTCGTTATTTTACTCCCGGGTACAACAAAGGATAAAGCGTATATGGTAGCAGAAAGAATCCGTAAAAGGGTGGAAGAAACAGTTTTTCCAAAAGGAGAATTACAGCCGAAAGGAAAGCTGACGGTCAGCCTGGGTGTCGCTGCATCTGATGGTTCAATGGATCCTTTTGATGTCGTAGAACTTGCGGATCAGGCGCTGTATGAAGCAAAAGACCGCGGTAAAAACCGCGTGGCAGTCACCTAGGAGGTATATAGATGGATTATGCATTATTGCTAATGAATATTATTGCATTCACGATCGTCTTTCTGATTACAACCAGACCGATGTACTTGCGTTCGC
Coding sequences:
- a CDS encoding TetR/AcrR family transcriptional regulator; this encodes MNGFERRRELKKQHILQAAMELFSELGIQKVSIADIAKKAQVSQVTIYNYFESKHNLIHEVFIYYVDQASNQFEEIVHSDLSFPEKVKGIIFNKKQVSTNIHPEFYQYLMKEYTEEGNYIERVYTEKALPYFIRLFDEGKKEGYVDQHLSNEAILFYIQMLKDYLQREDVYERILPLTEDITNIFFYGVIGKKS
- a CDS encoding PH domain-containing protein codes for the protein MADLTAIMSWTFIEEVAVPADLEALLVEGEEAKVAYKTVRDTAVITNKRLLIADKQGITGKKVEIYTIPFKSIDMYSSENGGTFDLNAELELWTRSGRFKLNVNKKVDIRKLDRILAEAIL
- a CDS encoding chitobiase/beta-hexosaminidase C-terminal domain-containing protein; translated protein: MQPYKKHFAVFVALVMVFSLLTPFSSVSKAASFTETFDNWTQTGSSYLDGSFEGNNGVNWDYTGGRASTSIDGKGMMFRDAGSVLISSEIDGGISSLSLDIKADFTTTNPRQLEVYINDVLVGTTPNVAAGSEKINYSLEDLDVEGPFVIQFKKVGSNSQLTVDNIAWTSYEDPTKVSAVQSSVPAGQVAEGTEVAFSTSTADAEIFVAQNGGEYEAYTAPFTLTEDTTFDVYAAADGLDDSDVRTYEYSIIAEESIADVRNQEVGSIVSTTGTVSAVFNQGGANNIYMQNAGAGIVVRSTADVTPGDIISVYGELQDYNGLAQIAAEAEDVVVTGQEEAPAPQPVPETGLSEALEGTLVSVSNVNIASSGSGNYYGTDEFGNDIVIRPATSLDIQTGRTYEVVNGVVGEFNGTYQIVPRSADDVIFDTNQVRPVKADPAGGFVAEGGTVTLSTETEGASIYYTTDGSEPTEDSTLYDGGVTITENTDLKAVAVKEGMTTSDVAEFTYVIQSDDIEIHDIQAAAHFSPYEGLSVPDVEGIVTYVVNSSSFYMQSLTPDEDSRTSEGILVYQRSHGLAEGDHVEVSGTVLEYYVEGYGDRFDNDLPVTQIESTNINEIASGLELPEPVVIGGENGIEVPTEVIDNDNFAQFDPAEDGIDFYESIEGMRVEVAGGTASGPQKYGEIAVLPNKGDEVYTQAGGSIVKPDDFNPERVFIDVDDENFVVKTGDELSTSAIGVMSYGFGKYKVLAGKGQMPAFTDGGLEPDSTTIEYKEDELTIASYNIENFSANTSNTSDEKAQRIADSFINDLGSPDIIALTEVQDTNGPTDDGTVSGEGSYQRLINDIIALGGPEYAYTEVIPEDKQDGGQPGGNIRNGFLYNPERVQLTEGEQGGANDAIDVVDGELTLNPGRIAPSEFPNTRKPVVAEFDFNGEKVIVVGTHLNSKGGDQPLFGQNQPPFLGSEAERVELAAIINSFVQDVQAQTPDANIVVAGDMNDFEFAAPIEALKGEELTNLIDGVEKEERYTYNYEGNAQVLDHILVSNNLADRTAFDIVHINSDFMEVHGRASDHDPLLAQISFKEDIEEPQPEKKVVNLADYEQKKVNIFENDVHIVAEKGLKADEIMVRGTNVSFEGEGLEDLEITLHAKEAGAAYDFEGNEVKSVVVQHKNVEAIYGAENIQKLELRGSAKKAGVTLYDTEGNEIELENEKPGKGKSKKAS
- a CDS encoding LLM class flavin-dependent oxidoreductase — its product is MKLGILDQVPMPQGSDPSDVLNDTIELAKSAEKLGYQRYWLAEHHNTNGLLSAAPEILMTRIASATEFIKVGSGGILLPQYSPLKVAETFKTIEALFPGRVDLGVGRSPGGTERTRAALTDSRESMMSAFPRHLDELYGFLHNELPKQHEYRMVKVTPRTGSAPPIWVLGLSPRSAKLAAERGLGLTFGHFINPDKWEETLRVYREHFKPGQFDEPTVNVCVFTVCAETQEEAERLALTQDMWLLSIEKGDSQVHAPERLKEQGLTSADLEKIRHNRRRMIVGTPEKVKTSLEELSERYQTDDFLLITNIYSPEDKKKSYELIAREMI
- a CDS encoding glycerate kinase; its protein translation is MKIVIAPDSFKGSLSASEAALAMKEGFQLVYPEADYVLLPMADGGEGMLEPFSFKKGIIPMEVTVKNTYGHDKKAKICIDGDTAYIESAQAVGLPDFTTDELIPIQSTSYGVGELIRYALDHGCKKVLIGLGGSAVNDGGAGLLEALGAMYTYTETFEGSVNLGRLPYIQRVDLTTLDPRLKEIDLMIASDVNNPLTGEEGATAIFGPQKGVRSEDIAVYDQWISQFAALTAAELIDAPGAGAAGGMGFALLAAGGQFAQGAKLIGEEMGLPEAVRRADLILTGEGKSDEQTMYGKVAHYVAELAASCDKPVLLISGSLDHEAEGLLDLFTASFSIMHSPCTLDYALTQAKTLTAKRATEIAKLIQLRLA
- the rlmN gene encoding 23S rRNA (adenine(2503)-C(2))-methyltransferase RlmN translates to MKTSIYGLTLEQLVAWLMEHGQKKFRAEQIWDWLYRKRVTTFEDMKNVNKECRELLEENFVIETLDLQIRQDSQDGTVKFLFKLQDGNLIETVLMRQKYGQSVCVTTQVGCNIGCTFCASGLLKKSRDLSSGEVVEQIMRVQKYMDEKGDGDRVSHIVVMGIGEPFDNYDNLMSFLRVVNSAKGLGIGARHITVSTSGLANRIYDFADEDLQVNLALSLHAPNDELRTRIMKINRAYPIEPLMKAIDYYLEKTNRRITFEYILLHDVNDHVEEAEQLAKMLYNKRHLAYVNLIPYNPVDEHIQYERSKQENIMKFYDTLKKGGINCVVRQEHGTDIDAACGQLRSKQIKKSAV
- a CDS encoding GGDEF domain-containing protein, yielding MEGLFLTAAFIITAFLANTLRFFVNGYINRLIFVISTVLLVLLEQWLVSPSHTHWLLLFVIAATVISFHFSGGMIAAGLASLYLWITTGQVELSVYTAYFLFASSVYAVRFYVRKIRRQRDHWLEILTINSKQLNVTKDVSQAMQQTFNTKRLLETILTSMTAGHGLGYNRAMIFLLGEDKHTLKGIMATGPVRAEEGFEIWENITVNRYGLADLIDKKEEEKADQLLNEIVQDMTIPLTEDSFLTSVMNSGHPMLVKKIDENDELMKHFQHKLNLQEFAVIPLIHQGEKSGVVMIDNLVNQKPLNMHDVDIVTPLATQAAIALQQASQYESVERMALKDGLTNLYNQRAFQQSLSDEFCSRSFSIILLDIDFFKNYNDTNGHMLGNEVLVQLAGVISNSLRGDDLAYRFGGEEFVILLPGTTKDKAYMVAERIRKRVEETVFPKGELQPKGKLTVSLGVAASDGSMDPFDVVELADQALYEAKDRGKNRVAVT